In Variovorax sp. J2L1-78, a single window of DNA contains:
- a CDS encoding citryl-CoA lyase: protein MKIGKSTVPRTAICTSDEHTIVVRGQDLCNDLIGHVSFADYFFLLLTGKRPDATCSAVLNATLVAIAEHGLVPSVQASRMTYAAAPDALQGAVAAGILGCGSVILGASETAGRLFTEVAARVDAGEALDDVATDVIRTLKAERRSIPGYGHPLHKSNDPRVDRLIAVATEAGADLRFVRIAQAIERVIPSIVGKELRLNVSAAIPAVLLGVGFPVASLRGVPILARTAGLIAHLAEEAEMPSGFALSYQATRELQYEGEVPAGFGAST, encoded by the coding sequence ATGAAAATCGGCAAATCCACCGTCCCGCGCACCGCCATCTGCACCTCGGACGAACACACCATCGTCGTGCGCGGGCAGGACCTGTGCAACGACCTCATCGGGCACGTGTCCTTCGCGGACTACTTCTTCCTGCTGCTCACCGGCAAGCGTCCCGATGCGACATGCAGCGCCGTGCTCAACGCCACGCTGGTCGCCATCGCCGAGCACGGCCTGGTGCCGAGCGTGCAGGCCAGCCGCATGACCTACGCCGCCGCGCCCGATGCGCTGCAAGGCGCGGTGGCGGCGGGCATCCTGGGCTGCGGCTCGGTGATCCTGGGTGCCTCCGAAACCGCCGGGCGGCTCTTCACCGAGGTCGCGGCCCGGGTCGATGCGGGCGAGGCGCTCGACGATGTCGCGACCGACGTCATCCGCACGCTGAAGGCCGAGCGCCGCTCGATTCCCGGCTACGGCCATCCGCTGCACAAGAGCAACGACCCGCGCGTCGACCGCCTCATCGCCGTCGCCACCGAGGCCGGTGCCGACCTGCGCTTCGTGCGCATCGCGCAGGCCATCGAGCGCGTGATCCCCAGCATCGTCGGCAAGGAGCTTCGGCTGAACGTCTCGGCTGCCATTCCGGCCGTGCTGCTGGGCGTGGGCTTCCCGGTGGCGTCGCTGCGCGGCGTGCCGATTCTTGCGCGCACGGCAGGGCTGATCGCGCACCTGGCCGAAGAGGCCGAGATGCCGAGCGGCTTCGCGCTGTCGTACCAGGCCACGCGCGAGCTGCAGTACGAGGGCGAGGTGCCCGCCGGCTTCGGGGCGTCGACATGA